Proteins encoded by one window of Erwinia pyrifoliae DSM 12163:
- a CDS encoding pyridoxamine 5'-phosphate oxidase family protein: MTDASTLPAELMALLDGSLPDSHLHQAIHLSSVGEDGWPYAAQLSLGEIVARSHGELLFAIWPDSTTTRNLKRDGKITLALVLDGAVLEIQARAALHADALTALKLAVFRADVQQVRFHRAPYATVLSGLTFCLQDEAAAIARWREQIGALKALA, encoded by the coding sequence ATGACAGACGCCAGCACGCTGCCTGCTGAACTCATGGCACTGCTCGACGGGTCGCTGCCGGATAGCCATCTGCATCAGGCGATCCACCTTTCGAGCGTGGGCGAAGATGGCTGGCCCTACGCGGCACAGCTCAGCCTGGGCGAGATTGTCGCCCGCTCCCATGGCGAATTGCTGTTTGCCATCTGGCCAGACTCAACCACCACCCGCAACCTGAAACGCGACGGTAAAATCACCCTTGCGCTGGTGCTGGACGGTGCCGTGCTGGAAATTCAGGCGCGGGCGGCTTTGCATGCAGACGCGTTGACGGCGCTAAAGCTGGCGGTATTCCGCGCCGATGTGCAGCAGGTTCGCTTCCATCGCGCTCCCTATGCCACGGTATTGAGCGGCTTAACTTTTTGTCTGCAGGACGAGGCCGCCGCTATCGCCCGCTGGCGCGAACAGATCGGCGCGCTGAAAGCGCTGGCATAA